The DNA window GAGGTATCTCGATCACATGGAAGCACTCATCCGCGCCACGCGCGACCGCTAGCCCGGACTCACTCTTACCGACTGATGAAGCAAGAATCTCCACGCGGCATTCACGTCGCGATAATCATGGACGGAAACGGGCGATGGGCCATGGCGCGCGGGCAGATGCGTACCGCCGGTCACATCGAGGGCGCCCGCACGGTGCGGAAGATCGTGGAGGCCGCACCGTCGTGCGGAATCGGGACGCTGACCCTGTATGCGTTCTCCGCCGACAACTGGCGGCGCCCGTCGAGAGAGGTCGCGCTCCTCATGCGGCTCTTCCGGCGCTACCTCGTCTCGGAGGTTGCGCGGTGCGTCACCAACGGGGTCCGCATGCGGATCATCGGCCGGCGGGATCGCATTCCACCTGAGCTGCTCCGGGCGATAACCAACGCCGAGCATGCGACTCGACACGGCCGCACGCTGGACTTGAGGATCGCCGTGGACTACTCGGCCAGAGACGCGATAATTCGCGCTGCCCGGAGGGTCGCTGCGCATTCGGACGGAATCGAGGATCTCGATCGCGACCAGTTTGCCGCGCTGCTTTCTCGCGTCGACCACGGAATCGGCGAGTCGCGCGACGTGGATCTTCTCATTCGCACGGGCGGTGAGCAGCGATTGAGTGATTTTCTGCTATGGGAGTGCGCCTACGCGGAGCTCTACTTCACACGTCGCATGTGGCCGGACTTCTCAGCGGTGGACCTTCGCGAGGCAGTCGAGGAGTTCCACGCGCGCGAGCGCAGGTTCGGGACGGTACCAGCCGCGGCGGCAGGGTAAACGACGCGCTTTCCACACAAATATCACTGAGGACGACACGCTACCCGCTAATCGCTGGGCGCTGACTGCTGCGCGCTACGACGGGGCCGCCGGGAAGTTCGCAAAATGATCGGGGCAGTCGTCCTCGCTTGAGCGCGAAGCGGACGGCGACTAGCAGCCAGCGGGTAGCGTGTCGTCCTTATTGCTGTTCGACCTACGCGTCGACGCGAGCCCGGATATGAAAAAGGGCCGCCTCATCGGCGACCCTTTTTCCCCCCGCGTCCGCTCAGCTGCGCTGAGCAGGACGGAAACGCCCGCCCTTGCCTCGGCGCTCCTTGCCACGGTTCTCCATCCGTTCCTTCATACGCTGCTGCGCTGCATCGAACTTCGTGCGCTGCTCAGCCGTGAGGAGGTTTCGAATCTCAGCCTGCTGCTGCTGATGAATCGGCTGAATCCGCGCCTGCATGTCGGTGCGGAGCCGCTGAAACGCGGCGCGCGCTCCCGCGCTGTCGCCCTTCTGGCGCAGTGCCCGAGCCGCATCGCTCTGAGTCCTGAGCTGTTCGCGAGCCGCCTGGAACCGGGGACGATATTTTTCGTGAATCGCGCGAATCTGAGTGCGCTGCGCGTCAGTCAGATTCAGGTCACGAGCAAATCCGCGGTTGAAACCTCGACCGCCATGTCTCCGCGCTCCGCGCATTCCACCGCGTCGCTGTCCGTCAGGCCCTCGCTCGCCTGGAGCTTTAACGCCGGGCGCCTGAGTGCCGGGAGTCTGCGCGCCGGCAACCCCGGAAATTCCAATAAGCAGTGCAGCTCCAAGAGCCGCAGCATTCCATCTCGACATCAAAACCTCCGTAATCGTCTATGAGCGCGCGGATGCGCGCAATCAAAATGGTAGACGCGGCGGTACACGCGATGTTAGGGCCGGCTGCTTCCTGCGTTACCCCCGGGATCATACATTTGGGACTGAGCATCTCATCTCATTCAGGGAGCCGCGAATGCCACTCAAGGAAGGAAAGCGATACTGCATAAACCACCCGAACGCGCGGATGGGCCGCACGGAGCGGTTCAAGGCACTCGTGAACGTCGACGGGGCGACAACGACGGGCGTCGGCGGCACGATCGATCCCGGCTCCGGCATCATCGTGATGCCGTTCGTCTGCGAGGAATGCGGATACATGGAGCTTTATCTTGCCGACAAGACGCCTGTGGAAAAGAAATAGCCGAGAATGGCAACACAGGTAGTTCAGCTGCGTCGCCGCGGCTGGGGTGAGACTCTTCGCCCGGATTCGTGGTGGATTCAGCCGCTCGTCGTGTTCACGATTCTCTCGGCTTTCGTCGTCTATACGACGTGGGCGGCGTTACAGAACGCGCATTACGAATTCGGGAATTATCTGTCACCGTTGTATTCGCCGGTTCTGTTCGGTGACTCGCCCCAGGCGCTTTTCGGGCCGAAACCGGGATGGTGGCCATCGTTCCTCCCGTTTTCACCCGCGCTGCTGATTCTGCCGTTCCCCGGGCTGTTCCGGCTTACCTGTTACTACTACCGCGGCGCGTATTACAAAGCGTTCTGGTCGGATCCGCCCAACTGCGCTGTGGGTGAGCCGCGCAAAGGATATCGCGGAGAAGCGTCGTTTCCATTGATCCTTCAGAACGTCCACCGGTATTTCCTGTACATTGCCCTGCTTTTCATCGTCGTGCTCTCGTATGACGTGTGGAAGGCGCTCTGGTTCGTCAATGCGGCGACCGGACGGGAAGATTTCGGGATCGGCCTGGGAACGCTGCTCCTGGCGGCGAACGTAGTTCTTCTGGGCGGCTACACTTTCGGCTGCCATTCCCTGCGGCATCTCGTCGGCGGTTATCTCGATCGCCTATCCCGCGCGCCGGTTCGCAAGAAAGCGTACGACTGCGTCAGCTGCCTCAACCGCGGACACATGCGCTGGGCGTGGTTCAGCCTCGTAATCGTCGCTTTCTGCGATGTC is part of the Gemmatimonadaceae bacterium genome and encodes:
- a CDS encoding Spy/CpxP family protein refolding chaperone, which encodes MSRWNAAALGAALLIGISGVAGAQTPGTQAPGVKAPGERGPDGQRRGGMRGARRHGGRGFNRGFARDLNLTDAQRTQIRAIHEKYRPRFQAAREQLRTQSDAARALRQKGDSAGARAAFQRLRTDMQARIQPIHQQQQAEIRNLLTAEQRTKFDAAQQRMKERMENRGKERRGKGGRFRPAQRS
- a CDS encoding di-trans,poly-cis-decaprenylcistransferase; amino-acid sequence: MKQESPRGIHVAIIMDGNGRWAMARGQMRTAGHIEGARTVRKIVEAAPSCGIGTLTLYAFSADNWRRPSREVALLMRLFRRYLVSEVARCVTNGVRMRIIGRRDRIPPELLRAITNAEHATRHGRTLDLRIAVDYSARDAIIRAARRVAAHSDGIEDLDRDQFAALLSRVDHGIGESRDVDLLIRTGGEQRLSDFLLWECAYAELYFTRRMWPDFSAVDLREAVEEFHARERRFGTVPAAAAG